The Oscillatoria acuminata PCC 6304 genomic interval GAGCGTTTTTTTGCCTATCTGAGTTGGACGGATATTGCGGCGATGCCGGATAAAGGGAATGTGGTGGTGATTCAACCCTTGGGGGCGATCGAACAACATGGTCCTCATTTGCCTGTGATTGTTGATAGTGCGATTAGTATGGCGGTTTTAGGCAAAGCCTTGGAACAATTGAGTCCTGAAATTCCCGCCTATGCTTTGCCGCCCTTATATTATGGAAAATCTAATGAACATGGGAATTTTCCGGGGACGATTAGCTTGACTATTCAGACCCTTTTATCGACATTAATGGAGATTGGGGAGAGTCTTTATCGGGCAGGATTTAGAAAATTAGTCTTCATGAATTCTCATGGCGGTCAACCGCAAGTGGTGGAAATTGCGGCTCAGGATTTAACGGTAAAGTATCCAGATTTGATGGTCTTTCCCCTGTTTACTTGGCGGGTTCCCAATGAGAGTAAAGCGCTCATTTCCGAAAAAGAGCGGAGGTTGGCGATGCACGCTGGGGATGCAGAAACGAGCTTAATGTTAGCAATTTTGCCCGACTGGGTGAAGATGGAAAAGGCTGTGGAAGAATATCCTCCGGAACGTCCGGAAGGGAGTTTATTAGGAACCAAAGGGCCATTAACTTTTGCCTGGTTAACCCATCATATTAGTAACAGTGGAGTGGTAGGGGATGGGACGGCAGCGACGAAAGAGAAAGGCGATCGCATTTGGGAATCCTTAGCCCAGGGTTGGGTCCGCGTGATTCAAGAGGTGTATGAATTTCGCTCTCAATAAGGGTTTCATTCTAACTGCGGGTGAATGCATCAGTGAAACCCTCCTCCAATCCGCCTAACTTGTTCTCAAAATCTCTAAAATCCGAACAGATTCGGCTACAGGAATCCCCACGACCCCCTTAACAATGCCCCTGGCCTTTTTAGGGGAGAGCCACCGATGGATTAACTAAAGTTTTCAAAAGGTTTGATTTGAACAAAAAGTGATGTTCGAGAGAACTTCTAAGGGTTGATTTGATGGGGGTCAGATGGCAGCCGATAAAACAAGTAAAGACAAAAAACTTTTTCTATTGTTCCCTTCTTATAATTTTTAAAATAAAGATGGACAGTTGGCCCAGTATAAGTCAAAATCAATGGGCGGACTATTAGAGGAGAATTATGCGGATTTTGCTGGGGGGACTGTTAGCCAGCTTTGTATTATGGGCATTTCCAGCATGGGGACAAATATCGGATTCCCAAGTGGTGGCGCTGGTGGAAGCACTGCGCTTGGTCACATCCAATTCATCGGGGAGAGATGATGGACTTGAGAGTGCCTGGAATATCAAACCGGCAAATATTAGAAGGTGGTCAAGGCTCTGTCTTGGGGAGGAATTAACTCCGGAACAATTTAATTTGGACCGGATGAAGGCGCAAAATATTTTAGTGTGCGTGATGGAGGACGTATTGCGGACTGAGTATCCCCTGAGTGGCAACGATGAAGAAATCGCCGTGCGTCGTGCTGCGGCTTGGTGGGTGTCTGGTGATGCAAACTTGTACGATCGCGGTGAGTTTCGTCACTATACTCAGCAGGTTCTCGAACTCTATCAGAATCTTCGCGCCCAACCCAGTGATTTTCTCCCCAATCGCACTGCTAAAACCGTCAAATAACCAATGGCTTCTGACCCGGATCGCCGTTCGCCCAAACTCCTCACACACTGACCAAACGCGATCCGAAACAGAACCCAGCCGGGAAGAGGACCCATTTTAGTCCCTCCATTAAACAACACCGATGAAAATTTAGCCCCTCAACCCCAATCTACAATGCTATGAACTCAGTACCCAACTCGGCAAACAGTTTAGAACTTCCTCAGTCTGGACTTCAACAGGTTGTTTGAGGGGAATGATGATAGCAAATTCTGTGCCTTCTCCGGGTTCGGAGAAACAGAGTAGCTGTCCCCCATGCTTTTCGACGACGATCTGGTAACTAATCGACAATCCTAGTCCAGTCCCTTTCCCCACAGGTTTGGTGGTAAAGAAGGGGTCAAAGAGTTGCTTTTGCAAGTTTTCTGGGATGCCGTACCCATTATCGCGAATCCGAATGATCACGAAAGTGGTACGGGGGATTGTTCCCGGCATTGCAGCACAAACCTCGGAAGGCTGGGGGGTGATGCAGGCGCGGGATTTTAATCCCAGGTAGCGATCGCCCGCAGATATATCCCGGACTTGCTCCAAATTTTGCGTTCCCAGGCCCCGGTGCGCGATCGCCCTTTTCCAGTCTCCGGTGATCAGTTCGGTCCTAATCTCTATTTTCCCACCTTTGTCCGCCCTTTCTTCCACCGCATCGATCGCATTACTGAGGATATTCATAAATACTTGATTCAGGGAAGACGCATAGCATTCTATCTGGGGCAGATCATAATATTCTTTGACAATTTCGATAGGAAATGCTCCCGAGGTAGACTTTAATCGATGTTGTAAAATCAATAGGGTACTGTCAATTCCTTCATGAATATTGACAGGTTTCATCTGCGCTTCATCCAGTCGAGAAAAATTTCGCAGACTCTGGACAATTTCGTGAATCCGTTCGGTTCCGAGCAGCA includes:
- a CDS encoding creatininase family protein, which produces MHSFIPPERFFAYLSWTDIAAMPDKGNVVVIQPLGAIEQHGPHLPVIVDSAISMAVLGKALEQLSPEIPAYALPPLYYGKSNEHGNFPGTISLTIQTLLSTLMEIGESLYRAGFRKLVFMNSHGGQPQVVEIAAQDLTVKYPDLMVFPLFTWRVPNESKALISEKERRLAMHAGDAETSLMLAILPDWVKMEKAVEEYPPERPEGSLLGTKGPLTFAWLTHHISNSGVVGDGTAATKEKGDRIWESLAQGWVRVIQEVYEFRSQ